AGCTACCGCTAGACAAACAACGTGCGACAGCGAAGCGGAAGAGGTGCAGCGAAGAAGGCTCGCTTTTATCGTTGATCGTACGATGATACAGCGCGTTGGCGGCACCCCGATGTCACAGTGACAACGGCAACGATGACAGTGACGGCGCGACCGGCTGCGGCGTCAGCAGCAGCTGCCAACTCACAGCTCACAGCGGCTTCGTGTCGGTCGTCgctcatattttataaagaagCGATGCGAACGCAACGATAGCCTCGTGACTATTTCGAAACACGATCGACGACGAGCAGCTTCGCGTCTTTCTTCATTTGGCGTCATCCTGTTCCATTGGCTCCTCGGAAACTTCTCGGGAATGTTCTGGGGTAGTCCTGAAACAGGAACGACTGTAAGTGTAATCGGCGGAAAATGAAAACACtttagatagatagatatgaTTTACGTTAAATTGGTAGGCTGCTGCATCGACAGAGAGGCCATCGCGGAGACCGTCTCGGTTTCGTCGCGCTCTTTCTGTCCAGCTTCTATCGCGCTCATCGACACCGTGTGCGCGTTCAGCTTGACGCAAGGCCAATGAGACATCTGCGTGtcaaacgataaaaaataaaacaaacgttGAACCGGAAATCGAAAAcaaggagaaggagaaaggaCGAAGGAataggagagagagagagagagagagagagagtcgcCGAGTGAAAGATGATCGTACCTGCACGGCGATCGTCTTTTGCAGCGTGTCGACCGCGTTTTGACAAGGTATCCTCGTCAATTCCTCTTCCCGAAGTTGAGTAGGTTCGTCCCCGAGCAGAGCCCGAACGCATTCTTGGGCGGAGTCGCAAATCGCGGCCAAATCGTAACCACCTTCGAGGGCGAGAACAACCTTACCGTTCGCCAGTCCGAGCAACTGTTGCGTCATCTTGCCGAAGCAAGCGGGGCTAACTTTGTAGCCACCGAGGGGCGCGGGATGGCCAACGGCGGCGTCGAATCCTGCCGAGACGAGGACGATGCTCGGATCGAACGCCTTCGCGATCGGCATCACGATCGTACGAAACGCGGCTAGATATTCCGCGTCGCCCATCGGAGGATTCAGCCCACCGGACCAGGCTACGTTCACGTTGTAGCCCAGACCCTCGCCGGCGCCGCACTCGGTCGGTCCACCGGTTCCTGGAAAGAAGTTACCTTCGTCGTGCCTGTGTATCGACATGTACAGCACCCGTGGATCGTCGTAGAACATTTGCTGCGTCCCGTTCCCATGATGAACATCCTAAACAGAAGGTAAACCGGTCGGTCGATCGAGTGGGCGATTCTCGTCCAGCGGACTGCCGTATCCCATCGTCGTCGCGATCGCAATACGCGCGACGACCAGCGGAGGGAAAACGAGGGAAAACCGACGAAAAACGATGAATAGAAAGGCTATGGGGCTCTTACCCAATCCAGGATCAAGATTTTCCTAATATCGAGCTTCTGCTGAAGCAATCGAGCAGCGATCGCGACCGAATTGAAGAAGCAGAAACCCATTGCCTGGTTGGTTTCGGCGTGATGTCCGGGCGGTCGTACGACGGCGAAACCGTTCTTAATGTCAGCCATGGCGGTTTTAAAGGCCAGATCGACGACACAACCGACAGCCATTCGGGCGGCCGGCGCGGTATTCAGTTCGTTCCACGTGGTGTCGGAATCGACGCCTACTCCGCCGCAGGGTAGCCGCACGAAACTCTTGATCGGAAGTTGAGAGAGCTTCGATACGTCCAGCTTTTGTCGGTTCATCGGATTCGTCCCTGCGCGCGACAGCAccttttactttactttactTACGTTTACGTTGCGAAATATGCGGCGGCAGAAAGTGGGGCCACGGAGAGAGGGAGGGTGGAAGACGGGCGTACAAGGATCGGGAACGAGGGAACCGAGCGTCGTGTAACCGAGAGCGTACTCACCAAAGAGAAGAGCGTGAGCTTCGCTGTGACACGTTTGAATCTCCTCGAGGGTGGCTTTGCGCGAACGTATTCGATCGCAACGCTGTAGAAGTCCGGTCTCCGAAAGGCGTGCCCAGACGCTCTGCAATCTGCCTCCGTGCTCGGGATGACCACGAACCGTTTCGCCGCAGACACAGGCGTGCTTCAACATCAACGGATCGTAGGCCAAACCGGTAGTGGATCGATGGGAAGAAGCGCGCGCGAACAGATCACCGGTGGTGGCTTGGCTTCCCTGAGGACCTGCGTCGCGCGCTAAGCAGACGCAAAGAGAGAACGTGGAGCAGCGATACGACGATCGACGAACGAGGTAAACGCGTGCCCTAAAGGCGAGCAAAGAGTAAAGAAATCACGGACGGTCAGCTTACTCAAGTGAACCAACGGGCTGGACAACGCTCTGGACAGCGGTCTGGCACTCGGCTGACTGCTCCTGCTACCGCCACCTGTACCGCTTCCGCCGTAGgccgtcgacgactcgttggATATTTGCAAGGTGTGTCTCATCATCAGATCTCTCTGCTGCTGAAGAAACTGTTCGCGATCTCGTTGCTGTTTCGAGATCTCGCTCTCTTCCGACAAATCTTTCTTCCCTCCGGTAAGATCTATCACCTCGGCGGACTCGTCGTTCTCCGGTGCTTCGTCCAGCTGATTCGCCTGTCCCCGAGATCCGACACGCGTCAACACCGTCTGACGAATCTGCTGTTTGAGGTAGTTGTGCGCCTGCTGTTGATCGTGCAGTTGCTTCTCGGCCAGGTACTCCTCGTAATGGGTTTGCGGCGCGATCATACCGCCTTGCAGCATCGGATGGCCCAACGGCAGAGGCGCCGATTGAGTCCTACCTGTGGAAACGGAACGAGCGACCAAGGGACGCCACGTGAATCGGATGCCACGTTGGAAATTTTCAAGAGGCGCGCGGCGATTCCACCTTGGGATCTCACCCGTGCCAATGAAAATCGTTCGCGCGTGCCAGTTGTTCGACGTCGACCGATACGATTCCGTGGTCACGATCTCTCCGGAAATCCGACCGGAGAGTCTCTAAGACGACGATCGCGGAGGGCAAGAGAATCGTCGGCGGTGCTCGAACGATGATGGCACGCGCGCTTGTACAAATCGGCTGGCAGCAAAGAAGAGAGAACATACTACCTAAAGGCCGGTGACCAGCCTTTTGCAGCCTCGCATGCGCTACTTGCGTGTCGGTGATGGCAGCCGTGACGGTCGCGGTGCCGTAAACCGCAGACGGGTGTTGTCGGTTCGTTATCGACGGGTGTTCCATATTCTGCATTTGCTTGTGAACGTAACCGCCGCTCGACGTAGCGTCTCCTCCTTCGATCACCGTCAACGACGGATAGAAAGGCAAGGTACCAGGCAACATTTGTCCGGTAAGCGGCATCCCTAGTCGCGCGGTGAACGCCGCGCGTACCTCTGCCTCCGAGACGGTGGCCAATTTCGTGCCGGTCTGCGAATAGAGACGCGAAAACCAGCCACCGCGTTGTCCTTTAGAGAACGATCGGTCGATCACGTTATAGAATCGACGGCTAAAAAACTCACCGTACTCGAACCGGATGGAACGTGAGGTCGTCCCAGCGAGATGTTGGGCATGGACGGTGAACTGAACAACGACAGATCCGACAGGCTACCTTGCTGACTGCTGCTGGTCAACGGACCTCCGTAGCCGGTGTTTTCCGTTTCCTGCGAACGacgaacgagaaagaaagaaggaaagaaagaaagaaagggagagagagagagagagagagagtgtaaCGCGTGTTGTTCGCGTATACTCACTTCTTGGATGGCTGCCGCTGCGTTGGCTGCCGCGGTGGGACTCGCTTGAGAATTGTTTACGGTCGGTGGTGAATTAGGCCCAGATTCCGGATTACTGCTAGAATCTGGAAAGCGTTCGATGAGCGAGCGGCGACGAGCGTGGCAAGATTTGCCTGCAACTCGTCGCGTACGAGACTGGAATTCGGGAAAGCGAACGAGCAACCTGTTCCCCCCTTCGGCCTATCTCAGAGACCCTGTGCGCCGCTACTGTCCCGAATTCCTTCGCGCGAAAGGGACGCATCGCGCCCTTCGTTTCGCCTTTTTCGCATGTTCGCGCGATACGAACGTCGCCGAGGCGAAACGAGAGGAGACTCGGTCTCGGAAACGTAATTTGTTAATCGGTAACGTTTGTTGTCGACATGCTGTTACTGGACACTGGCAAAAAGGCAAAAATCAACGATCGATTAATCGAAAACACGGGTGCAACGAATTGTTTGCTAATGCTCACGCAGGAAGAGTCAATTAAGAGTCGACGATTAATCGAACGAATTTCGATTAAGCTCGATCGAAGGACGTACTTGCTAGCAGTGATTTCCGCTTGAGGTGCGACAGCAGGCGATCCTTCCGGCGTGCCATCAGGGGTGAATTTCTCGACGCGGCCATGTTCCTCTCCACGCGTTGCTTTAGTCGCACCTTCAGCAGGTTCGGCTCCGAGGCTGGCCAATTTTAGCCAGGGTTAGTTGTTGGTCGTCGTCGTATCGGGCCGGAGAGTAGTGCAAAACGATGGCACAGGGTTCGGGGAACGGACGTCGAGGAGCGTCGGGCGATCGCGTGGAAGGAGGAACGATAGAAGGACGCGAAACGAGACGACGTGCGAGCGTGTCCACGCGATCCGTCCGATAACCCGATAATAAATTCCATGTCTACGAATATCTGTACCGAGCGTTATCCACGCTACTATCTTTTCGCGAGAGTCCGATCTTTCTTCGGGTTACGATCGTTGGATCGGATCGTCGATCGTCGACAAGCTCGCAATCAGGACAACGGCGGATGATCGTCGATCGGATGCAGGGGCTACACGGTGCGTCTCTGCCTTTCTTCGTCTCTCTGTTCGTCTTTGCCTCTGTCGTGTGTATGTttgcgtgcgtgcgtgttcgttcgttcgttcgttcgtttgttcGTTCGTACGTTTGTCGACAGGCAAAATGATCGAGACAGGGTTGGGTTGGGGGGCGGGGGCGTCGCAAAAAACCATGCTTTAGTTGAGGCATTCTACTATCGTACATAGGCACACATAGAAAGAGACTACCTTCCACCAAATATGCTTATCACTCGACAACACGGGAATTTATAGTATAACAACGTGTATGGGCGCGTGGTCGCGCGTACGTACCTGTTTTCCGAAGTGGAAAATCATCGGCGAACTTTTCTTGCAGCATCTGTGGCATCCGGTAGGGATGCGAAGCGTTCGACGCGCCCGCCGATTCCGCCGATTGCGGTTGCAACCTGACCAACAAATTCGCGGCTTCTTGTTCAATCGGTTCCAGTGTCGGTGGATCGTGCGATCGACCGATCGACCGTTCCATCGAATCGTATCGCTCGGCTCTTCGACTCGAGCTCTGTCACTCGAGTACACCCCCTGCGGCATCGTCCTTGGCGGCTAGGCTGGGTGGATATAGCGCGGTATCGTCGAAAAGCGTGGCGGAAATGGAAACGACTGGAAGAAATGGGAAGCGGAACTGGGATAGATACggagaagaagagaggaaagagagaaagacagcGCACGGTACAGCGACGAGGAAGAAAGCGAGATTGCGTTGCAAGCGAGCGAACGGGTTATAGGCGGAAAGCGTGAAACATCGCGAGAGGATGTACTCGAGGAAGATCGACGACAACAAGATCGAGGGCGGCGGGCGAACCCGCGCGCGTGAATCGTCAGTCTCGAAAAATATCTCACCAGCTTCTGTATCCGGCTGTACCAGGTACGGCCCCGTTCGCAGCGGCCGCGGCCTCCCTTTGCTTCTTGTTCACGAGGAAGCTCTGAAATCGTAAGGTTCCCCTCTCAGCCAACACTCGCTCTCGACGTTCTCCCTTCCCTCTTCTACGCATACCATCCCTCTCGTCATCTATTCATCGCTACTATCAAACGACAAACCGACAACAACGTAGCGACGTTACGCTTTTAATCGAATCGTATCTCCTACAGCCCTCTCGGCCTGCCATCTCGTCGTCTaacgtttcttcttctctttcgtctAAAACCCCCCACCCCCGCCCGTCCTACCTTCTTCTGCTCCCTTTTATCTCGCCTATCACTTAGCCTCTTCGCGTCCCTTCCACGACGAAAATCCTCTCTCTACCCATGCGGATGGGTTCGGCCCGATATACGACCGAGCCCTGCCCGCCGTTCAAGTACCTGAAGTCGTTGCTTCACCTCCGTCGAAGCGATCGCACTGTGGTCGTGTTTATCCTTCTTCTTCAGTGCTTCGagtctctctttttctctcctctgCTCTTCCAGCTGTTTTTGCTGCTGCCAGAGCTACgacaaaaagagagagagaaaaaaaaaacgaagaaaaaacacgAGAGAAAAGACGCCTCGTTTCGATCGATAATACGACGTACGGGTAGTAAGTACGCGTTGCACGACGACGGTGTGCTGGACATTGACGACGGTTAACGGCCGATATCGTCCATTCAAGAAaaagagatagagatagagatagatagatagatagagagagagagagagtgagagagagagagaaggggtAGGGGAGGGGAGGGGAGCGAGAGGGGAGAGTGCGAGCAACGTTCAACGATAATTTTACCGCAAGAAGGGTGAAAGTGGAAGCGAGAAACGACGGGGGAAAGACACGGTTGGGCAAATAGCATAGGAAAGGTGAAGAGAGGAGGGGGGAGGGGGAGGGAGAGCAGAGAACACGACGAGAGTCGAATCTCCAAGGACTCGACGATCTTTCATCCGTCTCGATTTACAACTTCTCGTCCCATCGAGGTACGACGCGCGGAATTTCATTGCTCGCCGCCGATCTAgacactctctctctctctctctctctccctctttctctttctctcgttttcaAATATGTCGGTGATAGAGACGCGTCTCGCGCATCGATCGAGCTTACGAGGAAACGGAAGGTTCCGCTGGACTTTCGACTCGGAGACGGTTCGAAGACAATGGATCTTGGACGACGGTGGTTCGATACTCGGGAGGGTGATGGTGCGATTCGTCACCCTCCAGAGAGAAGGAACCGCACGGAACGGTGACCGAgaaacgaaatcgacgaagaGAGGTGACACGCGctatcgaacgaacgaacgaacgaacgttacGCGACGCGCCGCGACGAACGCGACTTACCTTTAGCTGGTGCACCTGTTGCTCGTGTATCTCGGCCAACTGTCGCTCCTGGGCGTGGTACTGTTGCCGCAGTATTTGTTGCTGAAGTTGATGATGCTGCTGTAGCTGAAAGCACAACCGACGCGTCGAGAGTAACGCTCGAAACGATTTCGAGATTCGATTTTGTGGCGCGACGCACAGATTCGAGATTCGAATCGAGAACACCGTGTGTACGCGCATGGATGCGCGCGCCGCTACCCGTGTACGGGGTAGCGCTGCGAACGAAATCTTTTTTCCATAGCCGTGCAACGTTGCTGGTCACCGCTCGTATCGCTTCGACAGAAACTTTATCTTCTCCGGTCTCGAGTCCGCCGACGGCGCGGCCAGGGGTAATTGCGAGCATGTTCGAACCTGTGCGTCGATCGCGTTCGCGCGTCAACCGCGATTAAACGGTGGAAACAAAGagtgggggggggggggagataGGAGGAAAGAGCAGGATCGTGGCGCGCGTGCGATCGTGGAACCACGAACGAGAATCGATTACGTTACCTCGAATATCTTCTGTTGCAGCACGTGACCGTGCAGGCTCGCCGAATCGCCGGAGCTAACGTGATAGCTGGTCGTTGTCAAGGTGGTCGTAGCACCAACTCCGCCGACCAGGTCTCTCGGTCTGGACATTGGTGAGTCTGGCGTATCCCGGGCCATCTCTGtgcacgtatatacatatatacacgcaCGCATCGACGACGCGCCTGTGTTTCGCGTCACGAAGCTCCACTTTCGAAGAAACGGACGacgacaacaacaacaacatcgACGCTGAGACGAGAATATCAAGAATGGAAAGAAGGCGGCACAGCGCGATGTCAACAACGTGTCCGGTTTCCTGCGCGGAaacggacaccgccgcaacgaGCTTCGTCGTTGAGCCGGTCCCCGTCGTCGCTCGGTCTCGGAATCTCGATAGCGTGTTTATTTTTGGAAGCGTCACGCGCGAAAAGTATCTCGTTCTCTTCTTACGTTCGATCGAGTTTCGATTCAGCGTCGATGTCTCGTCGAACGTGTTTTCGACGTTCGAAGCGTCCGATTCGGACGCGATTCGCAGCGATCTTTCTATAGACGTCGAGTTTCGAGTCGCATCTCCGCTCGAACGTTTACGAACACGTACGACGAATCGCGATCGCTTCGTCCGCTTCTGCCGTGTGCTTACCTTCCTGCGGTAGATGCGTAAACGCGGGCGCGATCTCAACGCTCCTGTAACCCACGTCTTCTGAAACAAGGCAAAAGGCAAACGTTTAGCAGCGATGCTAGATGGACGGTTCGTCGGCTATTCTTCCGGCTGTCTCTCTGCTAAATTTTCAGTGTTCTGTAACGCGCGCGcgtctcttcctttcttcttctctaaTTTCTCCCCTTCTTCGTTCCTTTTCCGCTAGCCTCTCGCATCTTCCGACTTGCTTTGTTTCCTTActcgttttcttttcaactcgattaatttaatttattcgtctCATATACGGGAAGTAAAATCCCATTAGAGTAGAAAGAATcgcgtgtaacgtaatagaacTCCGAAGCAGCAACAACATAAATAGGcagaaatataagaaaatttatgttCGTATTCCATTGCCGACTCTCTTTACACACGATTCTTTCTACTCTAATGGGATTTCACTTCCCGTGTacgaaacgaataaataaataaataaataaataaattgctcGCGCGGCTCGAACGTACGTCCGTTGAAATAGGATCGATGTACGGTGGAGCGTGTGCGCGTAAACAAGCGAACGTACGAATTCGAGTGGATTTCGGAATCGGATGGAAACGGAGCGAAAACAGAGCGAAGACGAGCGCGGCGCGAGCGCGAACCAACCGAGTCGAGACGACGAGCGTCGAGTTAGCGGGCGAGCAGAGGTCACTGTACGCTGCGAGAATTCCTTCGAGTCAAGTCCAAGGTTAATCGCGGAGGAGGGCCGTTCCTCCACAGGCTCGCTCCGCTGTTCacctttctttccttcgtgTTTCTGTTGCCACAGCCGAAAGGTACCGACCGCAATTGCGATCGCCGTCCCTTCCAACGCAAGCTCGTGTTTCCACGTATTTCCGCGTATTTACGCGAACCTCGTTGTGCGCGCCATCCGCTCTGCCAAAATTCTTCGTTAAATCGGTCGATTCGCAGAGCGGAAGGCGCACGTGTGTCGCAATCGTAGTCGTACGAAAGGAGaacgtttcaaatttattaattcaccGACCAGCCTCCATCGCCCGTGATATCGTCAGCCAACACGATCGCAGCTGTATCGTATCGGTCAAAGTAATTGCCATCGATCGCGATGTACGTGTTTCGATAACGTTCGCTCGTTTGCCGACGTTTGGCGCGTTTCGTACGTTTCGTCCGATCGAGACGGTGGTCGTGATTTTACGatagaaaaagggaaagaaaacagacgggacgaagaagaagaagaagaagaagaagaagaatcgtGGTATCGACGCGCGATGTACCGTTATTATTAGCGAGCGAATGTCGGTGTGTAGGTCAGTTGAGTAGCTGGTgtaaagagaggaagaaaaggtGACCGCGGTCGGTTCGGCGAGATCAGCGCAGGCGGTGGTTCGTATTTTGCCGATGCTTTCGTAGTTTAGAGGAACTTGGTCCGCGTCTTGCGTTCGATCGGACGTCGGCCGACCGAGCAGCGCTCGATAAATTGAGATCGCCGGCGAATCGGACGAGGACCGAGGCGTAAACGCGTGGGAGAAAAGGCGAGCTCGAGCGGAAATTGGAGTGCGCCGCGTTGCGTGCCGTTGGTTCGCCAAAGGGATGGGGGTCGGTGGGAGCGGGACAGGAGGCCGAGAGCAAAGAGAGTCAAAGTAAGTTTTTACTCGTGTTCCTGGCCGGTGGCCGACTAGCTAAGATTAGACGAACGTTCGCTATATATAGGATGACATTTATATACGCACCTACTAAACGCGACGGTACACGCGCCTCCCCTTTCTCCTCCGCCGCTTTGCCGCTCGcccacacgcacgcacacacacgcgcAACTTTCTCCGTTCGTACCTACGTTCTCCTTTCCACGATCCTTCGAATTACGTCTGGTCCGCGTCACTTTTTCTTCCAACGTGTCGCACATTCCGTAATACGGTAGCCGATTGTTCGACGTAAATCTGTTCTTCCTCTCGACACGTATCCACCTATCGTACGCGTTGCACTAGGCGACTATCGCGTTCAAGCGTCGATCGAATCGCATCGAACGCGACGATCGAAACAACGCACCTCGTTCTCCGCCTCTCGGAAACGACCTAACGATCGTCCCGGGCCGTTCGATTCACACGACCGCGATAAAATACTCGACCAAAGTGTCGAGCAAACGGAGAAAAACGTCCGGTATCTTACGTCGCAAGGAAAATTCAAGATTCCGCGCGAGTTGCCGTTTGTTACGTACCGCGTGAATCGAACGGCCGTCGGCGCTAACTCCGTTCGACAGGATATCGACGCGCTTGATCGATCTCTGCCATCCTCGTAATTATTTGCTCCTCGGTTACGCTCGAACTTGtcgtttccttctttcttgTATTTTATGCGCGCTGTTGCGTATATTTTCTGTTAAAACGGACAAGAAACCTAAGAAAATGGAACGAAAGAAGAGATCCGAAGGATCGTGGTTTCAACAGGTTGAAGAGATAGAAGAGGGCCACAGGAGAGGATTTAGTAGGAAAAACAGGCGACGCTAAATGACGCGACGCGAGACAACGCGATCGTACGAGTGTGAGCGCGTGGGCGTGTACGACTCGTATGTATGTGCTACGTATTTCCTCGAGGCGAAAGACCAAGCAAGAGGAAGGAAGACCAATGACCCCGTAATGAAAGCGATATCGGAACAAGGCGAATCGACTCGGCGGTGGTCACAGACCGACGATAGAATTAGACTCGCTATCTCTGTCCGTGTTATTTCGATTGCTTGTTTCTCGAAAAAAGTGTTTGGTAACGCGAACGGATCGACGTCTCGTTCGCcaccttctttctctttcgtttccgTTAGGTACGCGTAACACGCGATCGTGTAAAAGATCGCAACGACGTTTCACAGgtttcgaaacgaaacgacgaaTCGGGTCCACGGTACTGGCTCGTTCGCGTTCTAAATTGAACTCGTGACTTGGTCTAAGTGGCGAGAATGATTCGCAGTGACGTCAAGCGTGTTTCAGTTTCTGCTCTTTGTTGCAACGGGTTCGCGAATCGCGGCCGCTCGATTCATTTCGAGACCGTCGGACGCGCAATTGCGACAATTCGTCCGATGCGAGTAACCGTCGTCCCGTTTCTCGCAATGGTTTTCTTCGAGATCCGAGTTGCGCGATTTCGTGTCGCGTCGATATACGCTGGAAATCGagtgaaaaagaaacggaggagaacgcgcgcgcgcgcgcgctcgctTTCGCCCGCGATCTCCCGCAAATGTCAGTGGAAAAACGATGAATCGTGTCCGCGCGACGCACATGCGTGCTAACGCGCGACACGATGTCGACGAGTCTCGCGAACACCAACAAACGCGATTCTCCTTGTTGGTCCGCATCGTTACGCCGCAGTTCGTTCCCCCGTTGCCTCTAGCTGTGACGCGAACGATATTCGAAAGAGATCTGAAAACTGAAAACTCTAAAAACTAGTTCAacgtctttctcttctctctctctgcctGACTCtctataatttcaattacgcTACACATGCTCGTGCACGGACGCGTTGGTTCTTTGTCTTTCCCTCCTTTTTTTCCCTCTCACGAACGGAGACATTTCCGTTCGATATCGCCTGCACGGTACCGAACACGAGTGACGGCAAAGCGAGCATCAAGTAACGAGGACTCGCGCGGAAGAAACGATAACACTTTCAATGGAACTGACGAACGTCGATCGCGGCAGCGTTGCCTTTCGTTTTGAAACGCGCAAAAACCCGAGAAAACCGAGAAAATATAGGGGGGAAATAGCGGAGAGACGGAGAACGGGAGAGGGGAGTGGatggagagagaaagagagagaggaagcaGCCAACGGGACAACAGAAAGTTACGGGAGCGCGATGCTAGTCTCGCTCGCGTCGTTACAAGCTAGGCACAACAGGTGTCGGTCGATTTGGAAATGGACTTTGAATCGCGATACAGGATACGACAGGCTGGAAATCCCTCGACGGGATTTTATTACGAGGCGTTCGAGACGATCAACGGAGAGCGAGTGGACACGAATGGAAAATACACGACAGGCAGCAAAGAGAAGTTTCGCTTTGCGTGAAACGCGAAACATTCGAATTTTTAGGCCGAGTTTCGACGAGAGAGCGTCGATCGTCTCGCGACGCGCGTCGAAATCGTTTACCAACGATCGTGTGAGAAAAAACGGAACGCGGAGAAGCCAGAGGGGAAACGATCGAAAGGACGATGCGGCGAAAGAGAAGCGACGGCGAAAGCGAA
This DNA window, taken from Bombus fervidus isolate BK054 chromosome 14, iyBomFerv1, whole genome shotgun sequence, encodes the following:
- the Hdac4 gene encoding histone deacetylase 4 isoform X6; its protein translation is MLKETECPANKREQAPSRPEADGRVSVADTRTRKSISCRFERGIRSFQFSSRDSRGIGIISDQDVAARPHVGYRSVEIAPAFTHLPQEEMARDTPDSPMSRPRDLVGGVGATTTLTTTSYHVSSGDSASLHGHVLQQKIFELQQHHQLQQQILRQQYHAQERQLAEIHEQQVHQLKLWQQQKQLEEQRREKERLEALKKKDKHDHSAIASTEVKQRLQSFLVNKKQREAAAAANGAVPGTAGYRSWLQPQSAESAGASNASHPYRMPQMLQEKFADDFPLRKTASEPNLLKVRLKQRVERNMAASRNSPLMARRKDRLLSHLKRKSLLANSSSNPESGPNSPPTVNNSQASPTAAANAAAAIQEETENTGYGGPLTSSSQQGSLSDLSLFSSPSMPNISLGRPHVPSGSSTTGTKLATVSEAEVRAAFTARLGMPLTGQMLPGTLPFYPSLTVIEGGDATSSGGYVHKQMQNMEHPSITNRQHPSAVYGTATVTAAITDTQVAHARLQKAGHRPLGSRTQSAPLPLGHPMLQGGMIAPQTHYEEYLAEKQLHDQQQAHNYLKQQIRQTVLTRVGSRGQANQLDEAPENDESAEVIDLTGGKKDLSEESEISKQQRDREQFLQQQRDLMMRHTLQISNESSTAYGGSGTGGGSRSSQPSARPLSRALSSPLVHLTRDAGPQGSQATTGDLFARASSHRSTTGLAYDPLMLKHACVCGETVRGHPEHGGRLQSVWARLSETGLLQRCDRIRSRKATLEEIQTCHSEAHALLFGTNPMNRQKLDVSKLSQLPIKSFVRLPCGGVGVDSDTTWNELNTAPAARMAVGCVVDLAFKTAMADIKNGFAVVRPPGHHAETNQAMGFCFFNSVAIAARLLQQKLDIRKILILDWDVHHGNGTQQMFYDDPRVLYMSIHRHDEGNFFPGTGGPTECGAGEGLGYNVNVAWSGGLNPPMGDAEYLAAFRTIVMPIAKAFDPSIVLVSAGFDAAVGHPAPLGGYKVSPACFGKMTQQLLGLANGKVVLALEGGYDLAAICDSAQECVRALLGDEPTQLREEELTRIPCQNAVDTLQKTIAVQMSHWPCVKLNAHTVSMSAIEAGQKERDETETVSAMASLSMQQPTNLTTTPEHSREVSEEPMEQDDAK
- the Hdac4 gene encoding histone deacetylase 4 isoform X10, with amino-acid sequence MLKETECPANKREQAPSRPELWQQQKQLEEQRREKERLEALKKKDKHDHSAIASTEVKQRLQSFLVNKKQREAAAAANGAVPGTAGYRSWLQPQSAESAGASNASHPYRMPQMLQEKFADDFPLRKTASEPNLLKVRLKQRVERNMAASRNSPLMARRKDRLLSHLKRKSLLANSSSNPESGPNSPPTVNNSQASPTAAANAAAAIQEETENTGYGGPLTSSSQQGSLSDLSLFSSPSMPNISLGRPHVPSGSSTTGTKLATVSEAEVRAAFTARLGMPLTGQMLPGTLPFYPSLTVIEGGDATSSGGYVHKQMQNMEHPSITNRQHPSAVYGTATVTAAITDTQVAHARLQKAGHRPLGSRTQSAPLPLGHPMLQGGMIAPQTHYEEYLAEKQLHDQQQAHNYLKQQIRQTVLTRVGSRGQANQLDEAPENDESAEVIDLTGGKKDLSEESEISKQQRDREQFLQQQRDLMMRHTLQISNESSTAYGGSGTGGGSRSSQPSARPLSRALSSPLVHLTRDAGPQGSQATTGDLFARASSHRSTTGLAYDPLMLKHACVCGETVRGHPEHGGRLQSVWARLSETGLLQRCDRIRSRKATLEEIQTCHSEAHALLFGTNPMNRQKLDVSKLSQLPIKSFVRLPCGGVGVDSDTTWNELNTAPAARMAVGCVVDLAFKTAMADIKNGFAVVRPPGHHAETNQAMGFCFFNSVAIAARLLQQKLDIRKILILDWDVHHGNGTQQMFYDDPRVLYMSIHRHDEGNFFPGTGGPTECGAGEGLGYNVNVAWSGGLNPPMGDAEYLAAFRTIVMPIAKAFDPSIVLVSAGFDAAVGHPAPLGGYKVSPACFGKMTQQLLGLANGKVVLALEGGYDLAAICDSAQECVRALLGDEPTQLREEELTRIPCQNAVDTLQKTIAVQMSHWPCVKLNAHTVSMSAIEAGQKERDETETVSAMASLSMQQPTNLTTTPEHSREVSEEPMEQDDAK